In Bacillaceae bacterium S4-13-56, the sequence CCTCAAAACGATTACACTTTTTGTTCAATACTTTTCCACAATGCTCGATGCCAATCAACATTTTCCTGTCGGTTAGTCTTTACTTCAATTACCGAAAGTCCAGGTGAACTATAGCTTTCTATAAGGGCTTCATTTAATTCTTTCTTTTCTTCAACCAACGTATAAGAACCCCCATACATTTGGATAGCATGAGAAAAATCAAGATCTAATGGTGTTCCAAATAAAACTTCAAAGTGTTTTGGATGTTGACTTTGTGGAAGAAAGGAAAAGATCCCACCTCCATTATTATTGACTAAAACAACTGTGACATTTAATCCATATTGTTTGGCAACTAGTAAGCCGTTTAAATCATGATAAAAAGACAGGTCTCCAATAACAAGAGTCACTCTCTTTCCAGAAGTGGACATCCCTAAAGCAGTCGATGTAATTCCGTCAATACCATTCGCCCCACGATTACCAGCTGTAGTAAAGGTTTTATCCGTAGCCAGGAAGAAACTATCTAAATCTCGAACAGGCATACTATTACCTACCATTAAAATACTTTCATTTGGAATTTGGGAACAAACAGTATACATGACACTTCCTTCTGTTATATCCTCTTTAGCAACTTGAGAAAAAATCTCTTCTCTAGCTTTTTGATTTGCATCTGACCAGTTTATCAACCAGCTTTTATTCTCTTTTGGTGTAATCTCTTGCTGAAGATCTTGGGCAAACTTAGTTGAATCTGCATAAATAAATGTACTCTCTAAGCCTGCTGGTTCACGGTAACCTTCTGATTCCTCAATCACAATATGTCGACATTCTGGATGAAATTGCACATATTGTAAATAGGGTTTAGAGATAGGCATAGCTCCGAAACGGATAATCACATCTGGCTTCCAGTTTTCTTTGATCCTCTTAATTTTTAAGAGTGCATCGTATGCCTCAATAAGTGTATCCTTTGGATGGTCTCCCGCTCTTATTTGAGAGAGAGGGTCAGCCAATAAAGGAATCTGAGCATGAGCAGCTAAACGAGCAATAGCCTCTGCACTGGCCTTATCTGTTTGAGGGCCACATACAAAAAGGATATTTTCCTTATCGTCAATCATTTTTGCCACAGATTTAATATTAGATAAAGATAATTGTTTTTCTCCGTCTAAAAAATGATGATGAGGTTTGTTTTCAGGCTTCCATAAATCATCTAAAGAAAAATCAGGAATGAGCGGCTCTCTTAATGGAACATTCAAATGCACTGGGCCAGGATTATTGGCATGACTTTGATGATAAGAGCGAGCTGCAACTGAACGCACATAAGTCAATTGCTTAGGAGTAGATTCTGGCAAAGCCAAATCATGAAACCATTTGACAAAAGCACCAAATAAATCAGGCTGATGGATCGTTTGTGGCGCTCCTACTTCACGTAATTCATGAGGTCTGTCTGCTGTAATGACAAGTAAAGGTACATGACTGTAAAACGCTTCTACTACTGCTGGCATGTAATTTGCTACTGCTGTTCCTGACGTACAAACCAATGCTACAGGTCGTTTTTGTTCCTTGGCCATTCCAAGTGCAAAAAATGCAGCGGAGCGCTCATCGAGATTCATCCAATGAGTGACACCCTCATGTTCTGCAAAGGTCAATGAAATCGGAGTTGAGCGTGATCCTGGGGAAATCACAACATCTGTTAACCCCTGTTGTACAAACTCATCTACAAACTGTGCAAGATATCTAGTTAATTGTTCTGTATGATTCATCTAGACGGTCCTCCTAAGACGGATAGCATAGGTCCAAATTTAATACGTGTCTCTTCATATTCTGCCTCAGGATCCGAATCCTCAACTACTCCACAGCCAGCAAAAAGAGAGGCTTGATCCTTATGAATGAGTGCTGATCTGATGGCGACAGCAAATTCGCCATTTCCCATTTGGTCCAGCCAACCAATAGGAGCTCCATACCAGCCGCGTTCCATATCTTCATAATCCCGAATGAAAGTTAAAGCATCTTCTCTCGGTTCACCACCCAAAGCAGGGGTTGGGTGTAATCGTTCCACAATATCAAGTAAAGACATATCATCTTTTAAAATCCCTCGGACGGGAGTATATAAATGCTGCATATGTCGTAATGGATATAGAATAGGCTGTTTAGGTACTGATAACGTTTTACAACAATCAGCAACAGATTCCTTAATCATTTGTACTACAAATTGATGCTCCTGAAGATTTTTGGAATCTGAAAGAAGATCGGTTCCAATGATACGATCTTCTTCTTCTGTCTTCCCTCGTGGTGCAGTGCCGGCTAAACAGGTCGAGAGAACTTCTTGGTTTTCCACCTTCACTAACCGTTCTGGCGAAGCTCCAACAAAACAATCGTCACCACTTTCCATAATAAAAATATAGCTATTTGGGTGCTCAGAAACTAGCTTTTTTAATATAGAAGAAATTGCAACTCTTCCCGAGAAATGAGCACGTAATTCGCGAGCAAGAACGACTTTGTCTACTCTCCCTTTTTTAATCTCTTCTGTCACCTGATGTACATGTTCTTTCCATGTATCTACACCTATTTCTTTCACATCAACCATATCCACTGGCGGCGTTTGAGTAGTAGTTGATTCCAATAGTCTTTTTGATTCCTGTAATAAAAATTCAGAAAAGTCCTCAGGTGCTTTCTCATGGTCCACTAGAGCATTTATAGTTAAATAAATGTCTTGTCCTCGTTTGGTTAATAAAAACATGGGTACGGTGAATTTTGTGTCAGGAAAAGAATCCCAAAGACCTTTTTTCTTAGCATAAGGATCAAAACAAAATCCACCAAAACTTAAAAATCCTGTTCCGGGAACTTGTTTGTCTCCCTCCGTGATTAAATTTTCATATAAATTCTGAAGATGAGTACGGACGCTTTGAAATCGCTCTTCTCCTTCTTGAATCATGGTAGCTGAACCAATACCTACTAAAACAAGTTCACCTTGGGAATCTTGCCAAAATATACGTTCTCCCATATAATTCTTTCCTTCTTCAAAAAATGAAAGAGGATTAGCAGAAGACACCTTTTCTATGACACTAATAAAACAAGGCTTTTTTGTTTGGCTTGCTTTTTGTTGAGCAATCTTTACTATAGGTAAGAGTCGATTTGGCTTTGTCTTTATCATGGATATAACCTCCATTACAGAGATGTTCAATTTTTACAAATATATATATATAAATTTAAAATTCCAATTACACTACTCTATTTTATGCTCTTTTTGATCATTCCTCAAGGATTCCTTAAAATTACCATAGAATGTTTGTAATTTGATAGATTGACACCGTGAATAGCATCTTCTAAACTAAATATGGACCTTAAGTTGGAGGTTACAACGAGAGGAGAATTTAAAAATGCAAACATTAAAAAGAGAAGAGATCCAAACTGCATTAAATGAGAAAAAAGGATGGCAGACTTGGTGGAGACTTCTTCGACCACATACATTAACAGCATCTTTCGTCCCGGTATTTGTTGGAACAATGTTGGCTATTCAACAGACCTCATTCCATTTTTTACTCTTTTTAGCCATGATGACTGCATCTATTGTAATTCAAGCAGCCACTAATATGTTCAATGAATACTATGACTATGTTCGCGGACTTGACAATGAAAACTCTATTGGGATAGGCGGAGCCATTGTAAGAGATGGAATCCAACCTAAAACTATTAAACATTTGGCTATTACCTTATTTGTGATAGCTGTGCTGTTAGGTGTTTATATTAGTATCGAAACCACTTGGTGGGTAGGATTGACTGGCGCTATCAGTATGATATTCGGTTATCTCTATACAGGTGGACCTTACCCTATTGCCTATACCCCTTTTGGTGAATTAACATCAGGCACACTCATGGGAACCGTTATTGTTGCTGTCTCTTTTTTCATTCAGACAGGCTATGTTAATGCGGAAATATTTCTTGTTTCTATTCCCGTTGCTATATTCATAGGTTCTATCCTATTAGCAAATAACATTCGTGACCGTGATGGAGACAAAATTGCAGGACGAAAAACTATAGCCATTTTACTTGGACACAAAAAAGCAATCCGATTTCTTGCCGTTTTGTATGCGGTGGCATATGGGTTAACGTTCCTATTCATCATTTTAGGTATTCTTCCATGGTGGTCTCTCATTGGATTCTTAAGCATTCCAAAAGCAAAAGAAGCAGTTCAAGGATTTGTTGGGAAAAGCTCTCCACTTGAAATGCTACCCGCAATGAAATCAACCTCACAAGTCAATACATTTTATGGATTTTTAGTAGGGATTTCATTATTCATATCTTTCCTATTTCAGTAATCAACCAAAGCCTGCATAACCGCAGGTTTTTTATTTTAGCATTTTTTTGAAATTCATAGTAAGATGAAAGAAAAATGAGGAGGAGTAAGATGGAAGTTTCATTCGAAAATACATTAATGGAAGCGCTCGGTATGAAAGTAGAAAAATCAGAAAAAGACTCCGTTATATTAACTATGCCTGTTGAACCTAAAACACATCAACCTATGGGATACTTACATGGCGGGGCAAGTGTTGCCTTAGCTGAGTCAGTTGCAAGCATAGGCGGATTCCTAAACATTGATCCAACCACTCATCAGGTATTCGGGATAGAAATCAATGCAAATCATATTAAAAATAAGCGAGAAGGGATTGTCAAAGGAGTTGGAACTCCGATCCATATTGGGAAGAACACACAGGTATGGGAGATACAGATTGTTGATGAAGAAGACAACAAAATAAGTATATCCCGGTGCACGTTGGGAGTTGTCCCATTAAAAAACAAAGGATAAGCAAGGAAATGTTTCTCTGTGTTTTTTCCAAAAGAGACGGGACAAAAACCGCACCATCCAGTCAAGTTATCTATTTGGGCAAAGCTTCGCGCTTTTTGGTCAATTTAGGTGCTACTAAAGTTCATTGGGTGACGATCTTATAGGTTATGTGATGATATCAAAATTTTCAGTGCTAGAGAGCTCGATTTAAGTGACGACTTTTTTATGCATAGTGACGCTTTTATAACTTGCGTGCTATTCACTTTGCTTGGGTGCCACTATCTTTGTTTGAGAGCCACACTCTCTATTTCTATGTGCCAATTTCAAAGTTTTAAGTGACGATTTTCTCCAGTTTAAGAAGATAAGGTGCCACTTCTCTTGATTGCGTGCCACCCCAACCCATCCACATACGTGCCAATTGCCACTAGAAAAGCTGATTCCTCTCTTGAGGAATCAGCTTTTTATTTTTTGATAGAATCTTTCATCCATTAAACATAACCTTTTTTAGCAAACCAAGGTCTTAAATTCATAAATACAGGGATAAACAGTAAACTGATAAACACACCTTTTATCGCATTAAATGGAAGTAAGGCTCCATATACAGTAACCCATCTTACCTGCGCATTCATTTCTTCAAATCCCATGAACCATGTGTAAGCTGGAAGGATAAGGAAATAGTTTAGAATTCCCATTCCAATTGCCATAGTAATGGTACTTACAATAATGCCAAAAACAACACTTTTAAATGTTTTGTACTTACGATAAATCAATGCTACAGGAAGAATAAACATCGTACCAGCTAAGAAGTTTGCAGCGACACCAACAGGATCACTTGCACCAGTTAATAGCAAGTAGAGGATATTCTTTAATCCTTCTACAAGAATACCTGCTGCTGGAGTAAACACTAGTGCTGCGATAATTGCGGGAATGTCACTAAAATCCACTTTCAAATAACTTGGTAGCACAGGAAGTGGAAAACTTAAAAACATTAATACAGCTGCCATTGCACTAAATAGAGATATTAAAATAATCTTGAATAACTTTGATGAATTGTTCATCACCAATCTCCTCCTTCATCCTTTGCCGATTCACATCTCGATGAAGGCGAACACAAACATATGAAATTTGGCTCAATTAATCATAATCATTAGTCTAACCATTACACCTATGTTTCTTGAACATAAAAACCCTAAAGCATTTAAATAGCTCTAGGGGCATTTTTGGGTGCAAGAAACTAAAGGTGTCTAATTCACCTATTTGTGCTCTGCATCTTCTCCCATCCAGACTGTAACTGTCGGTCCTGGAATTTCACCAGGTCCACCGTAGGAAGAGGATCACTCCTCTTTTGGCACCTACGGGTCGCGGACTGATAGCACATGGCTAATTACCGCCGGTCGGGAATTTCACCCTGCCCCGAAGATGGAATCGTATTGTTTTCATTAGTTATTATAAAATAAAATTAAGGAAAATAAAAGTGAAAAGCCTCACATACTGCACACTCTTTCCTATTATTCAAAAAGTGGACACAAATCTTCTGTTCCTTTAAGGTTTTTAATCATGTGAACTAGAAGATCTATCTCCTCTTCTATATCCTTAAAGCTCACTGTTTCCACAGGAGAATGCATATACCTTAATGGTAAAGATACTAACGCAACAGGTACACCATTTCCAGTATAACGCATTTTATCAGCATCCGTACCCGTTTGACGTGGAGTAAGTTCATATTGAACCTTCATATCTAGATCTTTCGCTGCCTTTTCTAGAAACTGATTCATTTTCCGGTTAATCGGCGCACCCTTAGCTAAAACTGGTCCTCCACCAAGCTTAATATCCCCATGCTTTCTTTTATCGACACTTGGATAATCTGTAGCAAACGTTACATCACATGCAATTGCCATAGTCGGGTCAACTCCAGCACTGGCAAAATAAGCACCACCCAAATTGGTTTCCTCGTTAACAGTGCTAGCAGCATAAACCCCAACATTAACTGATTCCTTAGACAATCTCTTTAAGACTTCACCAACAATATAGGCCCCCGTACGGTTGTCTAGTCCTCTTCCAGTGAGAAATTTTTCATTTAAGACTTCTGGTTCTCTCTTATATACCGCTAAATCTCCTACCTGTACAAATTTTTCAGCCTCATCTTTAGAATCAAAGCCGCAATCAACATAAAGGTCTGTAAATTCTAATTTTTCTTTTACTCCCCCGTGGTGCTCCGCGTTCGCACCGATAACACCTGTAAAGGTTTTACCGAAACCCAAAATCATGATTTTCATTCCTACGGCTATTTTCGCACTTATTCCTCCCATTTTATCAATGTAGAGAAAACCGTCTTCACTAACACCCGTTACAACAAAAGCAATTTCATCACAGTGGCCAGCCAGCAAAACCTTAAAAGGTGCATTAGGATTTAACACTGCAATGACGTTCCCAGCATTATCAGTCCTCATATCATCTGCATACGGTTTCATGTGCTCCATCCATTTTTTCTGAATCATCATTTCCATGCTTGATGGTGAAGGAGTCATTAAAAGCTCCAATAAAAATTCGTGTTTTTCTCTGTTCATATGTATTCCTCCTAATCGATTGATGTGAAAAATCAATCTCATACTAATATAACTCTCACACACTAAATTATAACAAACCTTTTGTGAACAAAAAAATTCTAAAATCGCTTTTTATATGATATAATTACATTAAACCGATAAGAAAGGTTGGTATTATTATGCCAAAAAGTATACCTAGACCGTTAGTTCGACTCAATCAATGGACTATTTTGTCTTCTGTTATCATAGCTTTAATTACTTCTGTACACGAAATTATGTTAATTCCACTTATTGCAGGACTTATAGGATTAACTTTTGGGATCAATCCAATTATGTGGATCGGAAAACAATTTCTAAAAAAACCGGTGAAAGAATATATCCTAGAAGATGTTGACCAACAAAGATTTAACCAAATCATCGCAGTTACTTGCCTCTTTCTATCCTACCTTGGATTTCTTATGGGAGTAAACTGGATGGGTTATACATTTTCTATTATGGTGGGTCTTGCATCAGGTATTGCAATTGCTGGTTTTTGTATAGGATGTTACATTCGCTTTCAATGGGGACAATACCAATACCGCAAAAAACAAATTCAGTAGAGAACCTATTCAAGGTTCTCTTTTTGTATGAATAAAGAGATTCTGTCGATAATGTATAGAAAAGATGATACGAGGGAGAGTTCTATGTTGCGTTATTCTTTTCTTTACTATTACTTCAGAATTCCAGTTTTAGTAAGACTCCTGCTAACTGTTTTGTCCTTCATGATTTTGTTTGGGATCATTATACATTGGATAGAACCAAGTCAATTCCCTACTATTTTTGATGGGATTTGGTGGGCATTTGTTACTGGATCTACTGTCGGCTACGGGGATTATGTTCCCTTGTCGAATTTAGGGAGAATAATTGCTATCTTTCTCATTCTAACAGGTGGTGGAGTGGTCACGTTTTATATGGCAACTATTTCAGCAAGTACATTAAAAAGACAATATGACTTATCGGAAGGATCTGTTGATTATCATCGAGAGAATCACTTCATTATTATTGGATGGAATGAAAAGGCTAGAAGATTAATTGAAAAAATAGAACAAGATATGCCTTCGCGAAAAATGGTTCTTATTGATCAAACATTAGATTCCTATCCTTATCAACAACATCCAGTTCATTTTGTAAAAGGTGATCCTTCAAGAGATTCTATTTTAAAAAAGGCAAACATCCAAAAAGCATCTACTGTAATAATTACAGCTGATCAATCAAAGAATGAGGGAGAAGCCGACCAACAAAGCATTCTATGTACCATTGCCTGTCGAGGATTAAATCCTAACTTGCCCATTTTTACGGAAATACTGTCTCAAGATCAAATTACAAATGCTTATCGCGCTGGTGCTACTAAGGTTTTAAGCACAAATTCATTTATGAGTGAATTGTTTTACCATGAAATCCAGCAAGAGCATCAAGCTTTTAGGATGATTTCTGGTCTTTTAGAATCCTATAAGTTTCTTGAAAAACAACCTACTGAAACTGAAATCGGTCAGACTTTTGGTAATCTAAAGGAACAATATAGAAATATGGATCAAACCATTCTAGGAATCAGTAAAGGGGATTATATTCAAATGAATCCCCCATCTGATGTAGTAATTGAAAATAACCATACTCTTTTTATCCTAGTTCCTAATTCCTAAAAGAGCAGATTCTACTTGTTTTATAAGGGACCGCCCTTTTTTCATGTATTCCTCTGGAACATGAGCATCTTTTTCGATTGGTTCCTGAAATTGGTTAACTGTAGCAGTAAAATTTCCAATCGCAGCATGGTCCTCATCTCCTTGATAAACATGGGTTAACATATAAGGCTTCTGTATACGTACAATGGCTCCATCTTGATCTAGCTCGCCATCCTCTGTTTTAAAGGGAATACGCAAAAATTGGTATCCGCCATCTGTGGCTAGTTTATAATCAAATGAACCATGATCATAATCCCAATTACCACCTATAACAAATCCCATAGGCTTTAATACTTTCTCCATGTCTTGCAGGACAAACACTTGATTTTCAATAGCAGAAGAGATTGTTTTCACATGTATTCACTCCTTTGTGATTAGCATATCCATCTTAATGCCGCTAACCATTGGAAAAATATGGATCATAAAGGCCGTTTCTATCCATGATTCCTCGCGAAATATGTGTTATCAACCAAACAAGCACTAATAAAAAAGGATGCCCCATCAGAAGGCATCCTCACGTTATTTTTATGAATTTAATCTTTTTTCAAGCTCTTCTTTTTCTTTCTCAAATCCTTTTTTACCTAGTAAAGCAAACATGTTCTTTTTGTAGGCTTCCACTCCAGGCTGGTCAAATGGATTT encodes:
- the menD gene encoding 2-succinyl-5-enolpyruvyl-6-hydroxy-3-cyclohexene-1-carboxylic-acid synthase, with translation MNHTEQLTRYLAQFVDEFVQQGLTDVVISPGSRSTPISLTFAEHEGVTHWMNLDERSAAFFALGMAKEQKRPVALVCTSGTAVANYMPAVVEAFYSHVPLLVITADRPHELREVGAPQTIHQPDLFGAFVKWFHDLALPESTPKQLTYVRSVAARSYHQSHANNPGPVHLNVPLREPLIPDFSLDDLWKPENKPHHHFLDGEKQLSLSNIKSVAKMIDDKENILFVCGPQTDKASAEAIARLAAHAQIPLLADPLSQIRAGDHPKDTLIEAYDALLKIKRIKENWKPDVIIRFGAMPISKPYLQYVQFHPECRHIVIEESEGYREPAGLESTFIYADSTKFAQDLQQEITPKENKSWLINWSDANQKAREEIFSQVAKEDITEGSVMYTVCSQIPNESILMVGNSMPVRDLDSFFLATDKTFTTAGNRGANGIDGITSTALGMSTSGKRVTLVIGDLSFYHDLNGLLVAKQYGLNVTVVLVNNNGGGIFSFLPQSQHPKHFEVLFGTPLDLDFSHAIQMYGGSYTLVEEKKELNEALIESYSSPGLSVIEVKTNRQENVDWHRALWKSIEQKV
- a CDS encoding isochorismate synthase, with the translated sequence MIKTKPNRLLPIVKIAQQKASQTKKPCFISVIEKVSSANPLSFFEEGKNYMGERIFWQDSQGELVLVGIGSATMIQEGEERFQSVRTHLQNLYENLITEGDKQVPGTGFLSFGGFCFDPYAKKKGLWDSFPDTKFTVPMFLLTKRGQDIYLTINALVDHEKAPEDFSEFLLQESKRLLESTTTQTPPVDMVDVKEIGVDTWKEHVHQVTEEIKKGRVDKVVLARELRAHFSGRVAISSILKKLVSEHPNSYIFIMESGDDCFVGASPERLVKVENQEVLSTCLAGTAPRGKTEEEDRIIGTDLLSDSKNLQEHQFVVQMIKESVADCCKTLSVPKQPILYPLRHMQHLYTPVRGILKDDMSLLDIVERLHPTPALGGEPREDALTFIRDYEDMERGWYGAPIGWLDQMGNGEFAVAIRSALIHKDQASLFAGCGVVEDSDPEAEYEETRIKFGPMLSVLGGPSR
- a CDS encoding 1,4-dihydroxy-2-naphthoate polyprenyltransferase, which encodes MQTLKREEIQTALNEKKGWQTWWRLLRPHTLTASFVPVFVGTMLAIQQTSFHFLLFLAMMTASIVIQAATNMFNEYYDYVRGLDNENSIGIGGAIVRDGIQPKTIKHLAITLFVIAVLLGVYISIETTWWVGLTGAISMIFGYLYTGGPYPIAYTPFGELTSGTLMGTVIVAVSFFIQTGYVNAEIFLVSIPVAIFIGSILLANNIRDRDGDKIAGRKTIAILLGHKKAIRFLAVLYAVAYGLTFLFIILGILPWWSLIGFLSIPKAKEAVQGFVGKSSPLEMLPAMKSTSQVNTFYGFLVGISLFISFLFQ
- a CDS encoding hotdog fold thioesterase; this encodes MEVSFENTLMEALGMKVEKSEKDSVILTMPVEPKTHQPMGYLHGGASVALAESVASIGGFLNIDPTTHQVFGIEINANHIKNKREGIVKGVGTPIHIGKNTQVWEIQIVDEEDNKISISRCTLGVVPLKNKG
- a CDS encoding ECF transporter S component yields the protein MNNSSKLFKIILISLFSAMAAVLMFLSFPLPVLPSYLKVDFSDIPAIIAALVFTPAAGILVEGLKNILYLLLTGASDPVGVAANFLAGTMFILPVALIYRKYKTFKSVVFGIIVSTITMAIGMGILNYFLILPAYTWFMGFEEMNAQVRWVTVYGALLPFNAIKGVFISLLFIPVFMNLRPWFAKKGYV
- a CDS encoding M20/M25/M40 family metallo-hydrolase, whose protein sequence is MNREKHEFLLELLMTPSPSSMEMMIQKKWMEHMKPYADDMRTDNAGNVIAVLNPNAPFKVLLAGHCDEIAFVVTGVSEDGFLYIDKMGGISAKIAVGMKIMILGFGKTFTGVIGANAEHHGGVKEKLEFTDLYVDCGFDSKDEAEKFVQVGDLAVYKREPEVLNEKFLTGRGLDNRTGAYIVGEVLKRLSKESVNVGVYAASTVNEETNLGGAYFASAGVDPTMAIACDVTFATDYPSVDKRKHGDIKLGGGPVLAKGAPINRKMNQFLEKAAKDLDMKVQYELTPRQTGTDADKMRYTGNGVPVALVSLPLRYMHSPVETVSFKDIEEEIDLLVHMIKNLKGTEDLCPLFE
- a CDS encoding DUF4395 domain-containing protein encodes the protein MPKSIPRPLVRLNQWTILSSVIIALITSVHEIMLIPLIAGLIGLTFGINPIMWIGKQFLKKPVKEYILEDVDQQRFNQIIAVTCLFLSYLGFLMGVNWMGYTFSIMVGLASGIAIAGFCIGCYIRFQWGQYQYRKKQIQ
- a CDS encoding potassium channel family protein produces the protein MYRKDDTRESSMLRYSFLYYYFRIPVLVRLLLTVLSFMILFGIIIHWIEPSQFPTIFDGIWWAFVTGSTVGYGDYVPLSNLGRIIAIFLILTGGGVVTFYMATISASTLKRQYDLSEGSVDYHRENHFIIIGWNEKARRLIEKIEQDMPSRKMVLIDQTLDSYPYQQHPVHFVKGDPSRDSILKKANIQKASTVIITADQSKNEGEADQQSILCTIACRGLNPNLPIFTEILSQDQITNAYRAGATKVLSTNSFMSELFYHEIQQEHQAFRMISGLLESYKFLEKQPTETEIGQTFGNLKEQYRNMDQTILGISKGDYIQMNPPSDVVIENNHTLFILVPNS
- a CDS encoding YugN-like family protein yields the protein MKTISSAIENQVFVLQDMEKVLKPMGFVIGGNWDYDHGSFDYKLATDGGYQFLRIPFKTEDGELDQDGAIVRIQKPYMLTHVYQGDEDHAAIGNFTATVNQFQEPIEKDAHVPEEYMKKGRSLIKQVESALLGIRN